GAATATGTCCTCGCCGATCCGAACTATGTCGGCCACCTCCCGGACAATGTGTCGTTCATCGATATCGCCCCGATCCTGTGCGCCGGCGTGACCGTCTACAAGGGGCTCAAGGTCACCGACACCAAGCCGGGCGACTGGGTGGTGATCTCGGGGATCGGCGGGCTCGGCCACCTCGCCGTGCAATATGCCAAGGCGATGGGGCGCAACGTGCTCGCGGTCGATATCGACGACGACAAGCTCGATCTGGCCAGGCAGCTCGGCGCATCGCTCGTCGTCAATGCGCGCGCGGAGGATCCCGTCGCGTTCGTGAAGAAATCGATCGGCGGCGCGCAGGGCGTCCTCGTCACGGCGGTTTCGCCCAAGGCCTTCGGTCAGGCGATGGGCATGGTCGAGCGCGGCGGCACGGTGGCGTTGAACGGCCTGCCCCCGGGGGACTTCCCGCTGCCGATCTTCGATACCGTGCTGAACGGGATCACGGTGCGGGGCTCGATCGTGGGCACGCGGCTCGACCTTCAGGAGGCGCTGAACTTCGCGGGCGAGGGCAAGGTCAAGGCGACGGTCGAGACCGAGCGCCTTGAAAACATCAACACCGTCTTCGCGCGGATGCACAAGGGCGACATCCAGGGCCGCGTCGTCCTCGATTTCGAGGCCTAGCTCCTCGCCGCGCGGCGGGTGCGGCGGGGCCGTGCCCGCCACGCCGTTCCAGTCGACCGTCGGGAGACGTGTTTCTGGCATCGCCCGCCTCGTGCAGCGAAGCGGCCTACATCTGCGCTCGGCGGCCCCGTCATGGCCTGACGGCGGCGCATTGGTGCGCACGACGCGGCGGTGGTCGCCGCCGCCCCGCCGGGCACTACTTCATGGTTGCGATCATGAGCTTGGCCGCACGCCGATATCGTGCGGCCAGGGCGGGGATTCTCAGCTCAGTCGCGCGTAGCGTCGGCAATGTTCGAGATATCCGATCTCATGCGCGCCGGCGAGATCGACCACCGTTCGCCACAACCATGAGGGGGCTTCGGTCTTGCCGGCACGATCCCGGCCAAAGCATTCCGCCAGGGCCTGCCGGCCCGCTGCGTCGAGCTGTCGCGCATGGGCGCGGCCCACGACATAAGCGAGATAGGCGCCCGCTTCGACGGCTTCACCACGGGAAAATTGACCGACCTCCAATTTCAGATCCTGCGGTGCCAGTTCCCGCAGCACGACCGGGCGGCCGAGCAGGTGGGTGGCGATCATCCGGTCGCCGAGATTGGGCGACAAGGCCATCGCCCCGGCGACGACGCGCTCGCCCGGATCGGACGGCATGGTGGCGGATTTCGCGACCGGTGCGACCGAGGGCAGGGCCTCCTTGATATCGACCAGCGCAAGATATTCCTGCCTGTCGCCCTTGCGCCGGATCCCGAGCAGGACGGCAAAGCGCAGATGACCGAGCGAGCTGCATCCCTTTTTCCAATAGGCCGCATCGACCACGCGCAACCGCGCTTTCCTGCCGGCCTTGGCGAGGTCGAGGGCGCGTTCACGAATCTCCTCGTCTTCGAAGAGCGCGGTGATGGCGTGCCGCTCCTCCGTCGAGAGCGCCCAGAAGCGCTTGCCGAGCGGGAGAGACGGCTCTTCGTCGCCGATCCGCTCCATGGCGAGATGGCGCCAGCCGCGCGCGGATGCCCTCTTCCGAACCGTGCGGACGACGTCCGGCTCCGGCGAGGCCTCGCCGTCATCATGCGGATGCATGGCCTGGCCATAGCCCCGGATCATCGCCTCCAGCATCCTGGCGGTGGTGACGCCGGGCAGATCGGAGCTGCGCGCGGCAGTTTCCAGCGACAGTCCCAGCCGGATCAGATCCAGTGCCGGGTTACCGATCACCGTCTGATCGAGATCGCGTATCTGGAAATCGATGTTGCGCTCGCTGTCGGCGAGTGGACCGAGATTGCCGAGATGACAGTCACCGCAGATCCAGATCGCCGGGCCGGGCGGCACCAGCCGGGCGGCCGGCATCTCGGCCAGCCATCGGTAGAAATTCCCGGTATTGCCACGCACATAGGCATGGACCGAACTCGCCATCTTGCGCGCATGCGTCTCGTCTAGGATCGCGGCGCGCTCATCGGGTGCGATCCTCAACGATGCGCCTCGCGTGCCGCCTTCTGCGCCTTGGCCTGCTGGGCATAATGATGGTGTGCGACGACACAGCCGACCGCCGCACCGGCGATGGCATGACCCCTGCCGACGAAATGGCCGGCGACACCGCCGGCCGCGGCGCCCCGGATGCAACCTTTCGCCAGCGCCGGCGAGGCGCCGACGAGCAACATGGGGACGGCGAGCATGGTGATGGCGAGGCGCATGGGGTTCTCCTTGGGGAGGGGAATACCCCCGCGACGGCTTCGGGTTCCATGAACTCGCGGTAAGGTCGGCCTGCGGCGATGCGTACGTCCGCCGTCGGTGCATCGTGCCGGATCGGGGATGCGGATCTTCTCTTGGCCCAGCGACGGCGCCGCCCTAAGGCGCTCACCCGACTGGAGCCATCGATCCGGCTATATCGGGCCAATGGCTCCAGTGAATTGTTTTACCGCGATTTCTTCATCGACAGATGACCCCATCTGGCCGGGAAACCGCTTGAGAAGTATTGTATCTGTGACCGACACCTACCGCCTCTATCGCATGAACGCGCTCACCGGCGCCATTCTGGACGTCGAGGATTTCCAGTCCTTTTCCGATGATCAGGCGATCGAACGGGCACTGGCCGATGCCGGTGAGCGCCGGATCGAATTGTGGTGCGGCAGCCGCAAATTGCTTGCCATCAGCGGGCGTGGCGGCCCGAGCGAACTGACCATCGCGCGCCCGCCCGAATAACGGGGCGGTCAGGGCTTGTCCGGTCTGGCGGAAATGTCCGGAATCGGTGCCCGGACGACGCTTCCGGCTGGTACGTTCTGGCGAAGAACGATATTCGCGTCGATGGTCACGTCCGCGCCGATGTCGATTGGGCCGAGCAGGGCCGCGCCGGGCAGGATCACGGTGCGGTCGCCGACCGCAGGGTGGCGGCGTTCGTCGCGTGCGCCGCCGAGCCCGCCGATGGTCACCCCCTGGTGGATGTGGACGTCGGCACCGATCATCGCGGTTTCGCCGATGATGACGCCGGTGCCATGGTCGATGAACAGCCCAGGCCCGATCGCGGCGCCCGGATGAATGTCTATGCCGGTCTGGCGGTGCGCGATTTCCGCGATCGACCGTGCCACGATCCGCGATCCTTCGCGATACAGGGCATGGGCGATGCGGTGATGGATGATGGCGATCAGCGAAGGATAGGACAGCAGGATCTCATCGACGCTGCTCGCAGCCGGATCGAGGCGATAGGCGGCCTGCACATCGGCATCGAGCCGACGCCGTATATCGGTGAGGCGCGCGGCGAGCGATCCGATGATCGCGATCGCCCGATCGGCGGCTTCGGCCTGTTCCCCATCGATGTCGGCCAGCTCGAATTCGAGGATCAGCTGCGCCGCCAGCTGGTCCAGCGCCGTCTCGAGCGTGGCGGCGACATAGGCGTTCTCATTGGCGGCGGTGAGCGCGGGCGGCCCGAAGCGAAGCGGAAACAAGGCCGAGATCAGCTCGCGCAAGATCCGCTTCAGGGCGGATTGCGAGGGGAAATCAATGCCCAGTTCCGCATGACGGGCGTGCGCGACCCGCCAATCCTGCCGCGCATGACGCAAGTCCTCGATCGTGCGCTCGATATTGCCGGGGAAGGCAGCGTCGATGGTCTCGGTCATGCGGGGCGATTTCTTTTGCCGATGGGGTGACGGGCCGGCACCCGGACATGGGACGATCCCGCGTGCCGGGCATGATCGAGCCGCAGGCGATCGAGCAGCGCGATGCCATCGGGCCAGTCGTCGGCGCCCGACTCGACATTGATGTGGCCGGCATCCCCCGCATCGATCAGCCTGGCCCCCCAGAGCTGCGCCAGATCGGCGACGCTCGAGAAGCTGGCATGGGGATCGGAGCGGCTCGCCACCAAGATGCTCGGGAAGGGAAGACGGGTTCCCGGTGCGGGCGCAAAGCGCCGGACAAGGCGATGCGCATCGGGGCGATCGACGTCCGGCGGCGTCACGAGCAGCGCCGCCTTGACCTTGTGCAGCCGGTCGGTCGATGCCTGCTGTGCCCACCAGGCGACGGCAAGGCAGCCAAGGCTGTGGGCGACGAGGAATACCGGCTGGCGCCGCCGTGCGATCGCGCGATCGAGGCGCGCCACCCATTGGTCGGTGGTCGGATCATCCCATGCGCCGAGATCCACCTTCAGCGCCTGCGGACGGTTTCGCAACCAATGGCTCTGCCAGTGCTCGGGGCCGCTGTCGAACAGTCCCGGAATGATGAGCTCATCGAACTTGGATGTCATCGGCCCTCTCCTGCGGCTATGATCGGGTGGAGACGGGGATAGCCAGATCGATCTGGGCATGCCAAGAAATCTCTACTACATGAGTAGACAATTACGCTTCGCCCGGTAGGGAGGCCGCCACCGCAGGAGGGATAGGCCTCCGCCGGGCGGCTTCACCCGGCATGCGAGTGGGTATGGGCGGCGCATATGATCGATCGACGGCAATTGGTGGGGGCGTTTCTTCCGCTGGCGATGAGCCTGCGTCCATCGGCGGCCGTCGCAGCGAAGACGGCGGGAAAGGCGGGGGAGCGCTGGACGTTCGATTCGCTCGATGATGTCGGCGGGATGCCGGTTCGGTCGATCGGATCGCCCGGCCTGACGCCGAGCCCCTGGGGGCCGGCCATGGCCTTTGACGGCACGCATGATGCGCTGCTGGTCGATCGTCATCCGCTCGCGGGTGCGGGCAGGTTCACCTTCGAAGCGCTGTTCCGGCCGGACGGCGGCGCGTTCCAGCAGCGCTGGTTCCACCTCGAATCCTGCGACGCGGCCACCGATCCACCGGGGACTAGCGCGACCAGGATGATGTTCGAAATCCGGGTGGTCGGCGAGAACTGGTATCTCGATGCCTTTGTGACCGGCCCCGGCTACAAGCAGCCGCTCATGATGCCCGCGATGCTATGGCCGATCGGGCGATGGCATCATGTCGCGCAGAGCTATGACGGGCAAATCTATCGATCGTTCTTGAACGGGCATTTGCAGGCTTCGGCGGCGATTGATTTCACCCCGCAGGGGCCGGGGCGGGCGTCGATCGGTGCCCGGCTCAATGGCGTCGATCATTTTCGTGGCGCGGTGCGCGCCGCCCATTTCTCGCGCCGGGCGCTGCGGCCGTCGCAATTCCGTCTGCTCGATCGCCATCTTGTGAACGATCCGCCTGCTCCATCCCGATGAGAACAGGCGCTTTCGGATCGCGCGCCGCTCCGGATTCCGGCGGCGACCCCGCAAAAATGGCGGAAAGCTGAGCTTCATTGCGGCGAAGAGAGACGATCTTGATAGCCTAGTACACAACTAGGCTAGTGGGGTTTGCAAATAAGGGGCAGACCGCGACCATGAGCCGAAACTATAACGCTACCACGACAGACACCACGCGCAACGCGCCGCGCGCGCGATCCGGGCGATGGCTCGGCGGGACGATCCTGTCGTCATGGCTGGCATGGTCGCTGGCAGGGCCGGCGCTCGCGCAGGATGCGGGGCAGGCGGTGCCGGCAGCGGCGGCGACGGTCGCTGATGGCGGCAAGACGAGCGCGCCAGCGGCGCCAACCGCGCCAACCGTCCAGCCGACGGTGGTGCCGCAAACCGCCGTTGCGGTCGCGGACACGTCCGCCGAGATCGTGGTGACCGGCTCGCGCATCCGCAACGGCAAGGGTGGTCCCAATCCGGTCACCACCGTCACCGACAAGCAGCTGTCGATCCTCAGCCCGGAAAGCCTGCCCGCCGGGCTCGCCAAGCTGCCGATCTTCCAGCCGGTCAAGAGCAGCGACAGCGCGTCGGACGGCGGCTACCAGCCGACCGGCAATTATCTCGACCTCTGGGGCCTCGGGCCGATCCGCACGCTGATCCTCGAGGACGGCCATCGCGTCGCCTCGACCTATTATGACGGCACGGTCGACGTGAACACCTTGCCACAGTTGCTGGTCAAGCGCGTCGAGGTCGTCACCGGCGGCGCGTCGGCGGTCTATGGCTCGGATGCGGTCTCCGGCGTCGCCAACTTCATCATCGACAAGTCGTTCGACGGCATCAAGGGCCAGGTGCAGGGCGGGGTCTCGACCTATGGCGATGGCGGCTCGTTCCGCGTCGGCGTCGCCAATGGCTTCAAGGTCGGCGAGCATGGCCATTTCGAGTGGAGCGGCGAATATTATCGCCGCAACGGCATTTCCGCGACGCCGCGCGCCTATGGCACGTCCGCCGTCTCGATCGTCGGCACCGGCACCGCGGCCAGCCCCTATGCGCAGCTGACCGACACTCGCCTCAACAATTCGACCTTCGGCGGCCTCGTCACCAACGGGCCGTTCGCAGGCCAGCAATTCCTGCCGGACGGCACCTTGGCGCCTTTCAACAAGGGCACGGTCACGCAGAGTGCCGGTATCTCGGTGGGCGGCGACGGTTCCTACCGCACGCCATCGAACCTGCTGCCCTCGCTCAGGACCGCGCAGATCTTCGGCCGGTTCGACTATGATCTCGGCGGCGACACCAGGGCCTATGTCCAGGGCAGCTTCTCGCGCACCAACACCGTCTCGCACGAGCAGAACCTGATCAGCACGGCCAGTTCGACCCCGATCACGATCTACAGCGGCAACGCCTATCTGCTGCCGCAATATCAGGCCGAACTGACCGCCGCCAACGCATCGAGCTTCAATCTCAACCGCTACAATGCCGATTTCGGCAATCTGCTCGGCCTGCACGACCAGACCACCTCCTATTCGGTGACGGCCGGGCTGGAGGGCAAGATCTTCGGCGGTTTCGACTGGGATGTGTTCTACACCCACGGCGTCGGCAAGACATCGCAGCTGACCACCAACAACACCAACACCGAGCGGCTCTATGCGGCGCTGGATGCGGTGCGCGATCCGTCGAGCGGCAACATCGTCTGCCGCGTCACGCTGACCGATCCGGGTGCCTATCCGGGCTGCGTGCCGCTCGACGTGCTCGGCGCCAACAGCGCGTCGCAGGCGGCGATCAACTATGTCAACGGCGACACCAGCTGGACCGCCACCAACGTGATGGACGATGTCGGCGCCAACATCACCGGCAAGCTGTTCGAGGGGTGGGCCGGCCCGGTCAGGGTCGCCGCCGGCGCCGAATATCGCCACCTGACGCTGCGCGAGACCTCGTCGGTCGACGACAACACGTTCGACGCGACCGATCTGCGCGTCGGGGCCAACGGTAAGACGGTGCCGACGAGCCTGCAATTGTGGACCAAGAACATCACCGCGCCGACCTATGGCGCGCAGTCGGTCTATGAAGGCGATCTCGAGCTCGACGTGCCGGTGCTGCGCGATCTGCCGCTGGCCCGGCTGGTGTCGGTCAGCGCCGCCGGTCGCTTCACCCATTACAGCACCAGCGGCTCGGTGCAGACCTGGCGCGTCGGTGTGGAATGGAACGTGGCGCCGGGGCTCAACGTCCGCGCCACGCGCTCGCGCGATATCCGGGCGCCCACCCTGTACGATCTCTATCAGGGCAGGGCCGCGACGATCTCCGGTTATACCGATTATCTGACCGGATCGAGCGGGCAGATCCTCAACATCAGCCAGGGCAATCCCAATCTGAAGCCCGAGATCGCGCGGAACACCACCGTCGGCGCGACCTATCAGCCCAGCTGGTTCCGCAACCTGACTCTCTCGGCCGACTATTTCGACGTGAAGATCGACAATGCGATCGGTTCGGTTTCGGGGCTGACCGCCTCGGTGGAGAAGCTTTGCATCGCATCGGGCGGCAGCTCGCCGCTCTGCGCGCTGGCGGTTCGACCCAACCCGATCACCGATACCAGCGCCGCCAACGCGCCGACCGCCAACATCAAGGAGAATGAGAATATCGCCAAGGTCGAGGCGCGGGGCGTGGTCGTGGGGTTCGACTATGCGATCAACCTGGCCGAGGCGACGCGGGTCATTCCGGGAAATGCCAACATCCATGTCCAGTGGACGCATGAGCCGGTGCTCAAGAGCCAGCAATTGCCGGGCGCGATCTATACCAACGCCGCCGGCACCGCGCTGGCGCCGGTCGACCGCATCGCGACGACGCTCGAATATGGCGTCTCCGGCATCGATGCGGCGGTGACGCTGCGTTATTTCTCGGGCTTCCACTACAGCGCCGACCCGACGCTGATCGTCGCGCAGCCGGCTTCCAAGGCCTATGTGCAGACCGACTTCAACCTCGCCTACACGTTCAACGTCCGCAACAATCCGCTGAGTGTCTTCCTCAACGTCAACAATGCGTTCAACGTCCATGGCGGGCTGTACGAGGCCAGTTCGTCCAACCCGGGCCTGATCTATCCGGCGGCGCCGTTCGCCGACGAGATCGGGCGGTATTTCAGCTTCGGTGTTCGGGTCGGCGTTTGACGCCGCCCCGAACCCACCGGGATTTTCACACCGTTCGGGGTCTGATCCGCAACGATGGAGTAAGCGTATGATAGGTCGTTTCTGGTCGCGCAGCGTTTGCGCCTTTGCGCTGTGTACGACGCCGCTGGCGATCGCGAGGCCGGTCGAGGCCGCCGCGGTCGCCCGAGCCACGGCGGCCCCCGTCGGGCAGGCCCGGCCCAACATCATCCTCATCCTGTCCGACGACAACAGCGTGCCGCATGACGGCTGCCACCCCTCGCGCGACCTCGATGCCAACAACGTCACCAACAATTTCGAGGCGTTCGCCGCGCAGGGCATGTGCTTCGACCATGCCTATTCGACCTCGCCGCAATGCGCGCCGTCGCGCGGCTCGATCTTCGCCGGGCGCAACCCGGTCGATATCGGCATCACCCGCTTCGCCGAGCCGGCCGGGCTCGACGTGCGCTACTTCTCCGACATCCTGCGCGCGTCGGGCTATTGGGTCGGTCTCGATGCGCGCAACCATCATCTCGGCGGCCGCGAGGACGATCCGCCGCACGTCAAGCAGGCGCTGCGCGACAGCGGCATGACCCGGCTCGAGGATCGGTTCGACTATGTCAACGTCTACGGCACCAAGACGATGACGCCGGCCGCGATCACCGCCCAGCTCGGTGAGACGCTCGACAAGGTGCCGGCCAGCAAGCCTTTCTTCCTCTATTTCGGATTCAGCACGCCGCATCGCCCGTTCGTGTCGGACCATCGCGACATCGATGCGAGCAAGCTGACCCTGCCGCCGGACTGGCCCGATCTTCCCGCCGTGCGGGAGGATTATGCCGGATCGCTGGCCGACATCCGGACGATGGACCGCCAGTTCGGCGCGATGATGAAGCTGCTGAAGGATCGCGGGCTTGCCGACAACACGATCGTGGTGTTCATGGGCGACAATGGCGAATCCATGTATCGCGGCAAGGGCACGTTGTACGAGCGCGGCAACCATGTCCCGCTGATCATCCGCTGGCCGGGCGTGGTGAAGCCGGGTTCGCGCAGCGAGGCGCTGGTCAGCGGCATCGATCTCGCCGAGACCTTCGTCGAGGCGGCCGGGCTCAACGCCGATTCGCACATGACCGGGCTCAGCCTCGTGCCGCTGCTTAAGGGCGCGGCCGGGCCGGGGCACGACTATATCTTCACCGAACGCGGTGAGCATCCGGGCAGCCTCACCGTGTCCGAGGGTGTCGATTACATGCGTGCGATCACCGGGCCGCGCTACAAGCTGATCTACAATGCGATGCCTTCGCAGCCTTATTCGCCGGTCGATCAGGGTGGCCGCTTCCTGGATCCCAAACAGCAAAAGATCACCTCGGACAGCATCGACGTACTGCCCGCGGTCCATCTCAGCGACGAGGAGCGGGCGACGGGCGCGTGGAAGGCGATCGTCGAGGCGCATCAGGCGAAGACGCTGTCGCCTTTGTTCGAGCGGCTCTATTTCCAGCGGCCGCGCCCGATCTTCGAGCTCTACGACATCCAGGCGGATCCCTATGAATTCAACAATCTCGCGGGGAAGCCCGCATACAAGGCGATCGAGGTCGATCTGCGCAACCGGCTCGACAATTGGATGGCGCTGAGCCACGATTATCTGCCGCTCGCCACCGACGCCTATCGCGAGACTGACGACCCGATGCGGTACAAGCCCTGATATACGCGCATGATGAACGATAGGCCGGTCACCGCCGACCTGAACGGTATGCGCCACCTCGATGGTGGTGCATTCCTGATGGGATCGGAACGCTTCTACCGCGAGGAGGCGCCCGTCCGCCGGGTGCGGGTCGATCCGTTCTGGATCGACGAGACACCGGTCACCAACCGGGCGTTCGCGCGCTTCGTCGCCGAAACCGGCTATCGCACCGTGGCCGAGGTCGCGCCGGACCCCGCCGTCTATGCCGATCTGCCGGCCGAGCTGGCCCATCCCGGCTCCCTGGTGTTCGAGCCGACGCGCGGGCCGGTCGATCTCGGCGATCCCAACCAATGGTGGCATTTCCGGCTCGGCGCCTGCTGGCGGCATCCGCTCGGCCCCGACAGCGACCTCGCGGGGATCGAGGACCATCCGGTCGTCCATATCGCCCATGCCGACGCGCAGGCCTATGCCGATTGGGCGGGCAAGAGCCTGCCGACCGAGGCGGAGTGGGAATATGCGGCGCGCGGCGGGCTCGACGGGGCCGACTATGCCTGGGGATCGGAGCTGGCCCCCGGCGGCGCGATGCTCGCCAATTACTGGCAGGGCGCCTTCCCGTTCGCCAACCAGCTGCTCGACGGCTGGGAGCGGACGTCTCCGGTGCGCACCTATGCACCCAACGGGTACGACCTCTACGACATGATCGGCAATGTCTGGGAATGGACGGCGGACTGGTTCGCCCAGCCCCGGATCGCGCGCAAGGCCAAGGGGAGCTGCTGCGTGCCGAACAATCCGAGGGGCGGTCGCGAGCAGGACAGCCTCGATCCGTCGATGCCGGTGCTCCGCATCGGCCGCAAGGTGCTCAAGGGCGGATCGCATCTGTGCGCGGCCCATTATTGCCGGCGCTATCGGCCGGCGGCGCGGCTCGCCCAGATGATCGACTCATCGACCGGGCATATCGGATTTCGCTGTGTCGTCCGTGGGATGGCGTAGGGCGGATCGCCCGGCAATAGCCGTCACCAGACTGCGCGGATGGCGGCGTTCGCTTGTCATCGGCCGCTTCGCCTTCTATGCCGCAGCGCAGCAGGCGAGCCTTCGTCTGGAGTGGATAATCGGGTAAACCGGATCGATCAGCGGGAGCGGATATGGCCGAAAACGCCACGCTGCCCGATGTTCGGGGCCCTGTTCATGGGCCGCGATCCATCGGCGCAGGGTGATCCAGGATGTCCCGATGACCCAGAAGACCAATGCCTTATCCTTCGCGCCGGAGCCTCGTCATGGCGCCCTGACCGGATCGGCGTCCCGCCCGGGCCCCCGCCCGGCTGACGGCGCGATATCCCGCCACATGGGGAGAGTGGGATGAACACCGTCGCCATCACCATCGCGCTGGTCGGGCTGCTCGGCATCGGCGCCCAGTGGGTCGCCTGGCGCACCGGCTGGCCGGCGATCGCGCTGATGCTGGTCGCGGGCATCCTCGCCGGGCCGGTGCTGGGCATCGTGCAGCCGCATCAGGCCTTCGGGCCGGCGCTCGAGCCGGTGATCTCGCTCGCCGTGGCGGTGATCCTGTTCGAAGGCGGCCTCAGCCTCGATTTCCGGGAATTGCGCCGCACCGAAGGCGCGGTATTGCGGCTGGCCCTGATCGGCGTGCCGGTCGGCTGGGCGCTCGGCGCGATCGCCTGTTACTATATTGCGGGCCTGGTCTGGCCGGTCGCGATCCTGCTCGGCGGCATCTTGGTGGTGACCGGGCCGACGGTGGTGCTGCCGATGCTCCGCCAGATCTCGCTGGCGCCGCGGCCACGCGCGATCCTCAAATGGGAGGCGATCGTCAACGATCCGATCGGCGCGCTCTGTGCCGTCGTCACCTATGAATATCTCCGCCATGCCGATCAGGGCGGCAGCATCGCGGGCGTGGCCATCGCCCTGCTGGGCGCGGCGTTCGTCGCCGGTCTGGTCGGTCTCGCGGTGGCCTTCGCGATCGGCTGGCTGCTGCCGCGCGGTCATGTGCCCGAATATCTGAAGGCGCCCGTCCTCCTCGTCGCCGTGATCGGCACCTTCGTGGTCTCGAACATGATCGAGGGCCAGACCGGGCTGCTCGCGGTGACGGTGATGGGGGTCGCGCTGGCCAACATGAAATTGGCGAGCTTTCGGGATTTCCATCCCTTCAAGGAGAATATCACGGTCATCCTCGTCTCCGGGGTGTTCGTGCTGCTGTCGGCCAATCTCAATTTCGCGGCCCTGCAACGGTTTGAGTGGCGCTTTCTGGGCTTCGTCATGGCGCTGCTGTTTCTCGTGCGGCCGGCGGCGGTCTTCGTCAGCCTCGCCTTCAGCCGGGTGCCGTGGCGCGAGCGATTGTTCGTCGCGTGGATCGCGCCGCGCGGCATCGTCGCCGTCGCGATCTCCGGCCTGTTCGCGCTGCGCCTCGACGAGCTGGGATACAGCGATGGCAGCACGCTCGTCACGATCAGCTTCTCGCTGGTGGTGGCGACCGTCGTCTGCCACGGTTTCAGCGCCGGCGTGGTCGCGCGGTTCCTCGGGCTGACCGGCGGTGGCCGGCGGAGCCTGCTGATCGTCGGGAGCACCAGCTGGAGCCGCTCGCTGGCGGAGCAGCTGGGGCAGATGGCGGTGCCGATCATGCTCGCCGACACCAGCCTCCAGCGCTTGCGGCGGCCGCATCAGGATGGCGTGCCGACCTTCCATGGCGAGATCCTCGCCGAGGCGACCGAGCATCATCTCGATTTCAGCCATTTCCAGGCGCTGGTCGCGGCGACGGACAACGAAGCCTATAATGCGCTGGTGTGCAGCGAGTTCGTGCCGGAACTCGGCCGCGACGCGGTGTATCAATTGGGCGGCGAATCCAATGACGAGCTTCATGCGCTCTCCGGTTCGTTGCGCGGGCGCTCGCT
This genomic window from Sphingomonas abietis contains:
- the adhP gene encoding alcohol dehydrogenase AdhP, whose protein sequence is MAKTMKAAVVRAFGQPLVIEEVAIPEPAAGQIVVKIAATGVCHTDLHAVDGDWPVKPNPPFIPGHEGVGHVVAVGSGVTHVREGDRVGVPWLYTACGHCSHCLGGWETLCVDQQNTGYSVNGSFAEYVLADPNYVGHLPDNVSFIDIAPILCAGVTVYKGLKVTDTKPGDWVVISGIGGLGHLAVQYAKAMGRNVLAVDIDDDKLDLARQLGASLVVNARAEDPVAFVKKSIGGAQGVLVTAVSPKAFGQAMGMVERGGTVALNGLPPGDFPLPIFDTVLNGITVRGSIVGTRLDLQEALNFAGEGKVKATVETERLENINTVFARMHKGDIQGRVVLDFEA
- a CDS encoding DUF2252 family protein; the protein is MRIAPDERAAILDETHARKMASSVHAYVRGNTGNFYRWLAEMPAARLVPPGPAIWICGDCHLGNLGPLADSERNIDFQIRDLDQTVIGNPALDLIRLGLSLETAARSSDLPGVTTARMLEAMIRGYGQAMHPHDDGEASPEPDVVRTVRKRASARGWRHLAMERIGDEEPSLPLGKRFWALSTEERHAITALFEDEEIRERALDLAKAGRKARLRVVDAAYWKKGCSSLGHLRFAVLLGIRRKGDRQEYLALVDIKEALPSVAPVAKSATMPSDPGERVVAGAMALSPNLGDRMIATHLLGRPVVLRELAPQDLKLEVGQFSRGEAVEAGAYLAYVVGRAHARQLDAAGRQALAECFGRDRAGKTEAPSWLWRTVVDLAGAHEIGYLEHCRRYARLS
- the epsC gene encoding serine O-acetyltransferase EpsC, coding for MTETIDAAFPGNIERTIEDLRHARQDWRVAHARHAELGIDFPSQSALKRILRELISALFPLRFGPPALTAANENAYVAATLETALDQLAAQLILEFELADIDGEQAEAADRAIAIIGSLAARLTDIRRRLDADVQAAYRLDPAASSVDEILLSYPSLIAIIHHRIAHALYREGSRIVARSIAEIAHRQTGIDIHPGAAIGPGLFIDHGTGVIIGETAMIGADVHIHQGVTIGGLGGARDERRHPAVGDRTVILPGAALLGPIDIGADVTIDANIVLRQNVPAGSVVRAPIPDISARPDKP
- a CDS encoding RBBP9/YdeN family alpha/beta hydrolase; this translates as MTSKFDELIIPGLFDSGPEHWQSHWLRNRPQALKVDLGAWDDPTTDQWVARLDRAIARRRQPVFLVAHSLGCLAVAWWAQQASTDRLHKVKAALLVTPPDVDRPDAHRLVRRFAPAPGTRLPFPSILVASRSDPHASFSSVADLAQLWGARLIDAGDAGHINVESGADDWPDGIALLDRLRLDHARHAGSSHVRVPARHPIGKRNRPA
- a CDS encoding LamG-like jellyroll fold domain-containing protein — translated: MGAFLPLAMSLRPSAAVAAKTAGKAGERWTFDSLDDVGGMPVRSIGSPGLTPSPWGPAMAFDGTHDALLVDRHPLAGAGRFTFEALFRPDGGAFQQRWFHLESCDAATDPPGTSATRMMFEIRVVGENWYLDAFVTGPGYKQPLMMPAMLWPIGRWHHVAQSYDGQIYRSFLNGHLQASAAIDFTPQGPGRASIGARLNGVDHFRGAVRAAHFSRRALRPSQFRLLDRHLVNDPPAPSR
- a CDS encoding TonB-dependent receptor plug domain-containing protein — translated: MSRNYNATTTDTTRNAPRARSGRWLGGTILSSWLAWSLAGPALAQDAGQAVPAAAATVADGGKTSAPAAPTAPTVQPTVVPQTAVAVADTSAEIVVTGSRIRNGKGGPNPVTTVTDKQLSILSPESLPAGLAKLPIFQPVKSSDSASDGGYQPTGNYLDLWGLGPIRTLILEDGHRVASTYYDGTVDVNTLPQLLVKRVEVVTGGASAVYGSDAVSGVANFIIDKSFDGIKGQVQGGVSTYGDGGSFRVGVANGFKVGEHGHFEWSGEYYRRNGISATPRAYGTSAVSIVGTGTAASPYAQLTDTRLNNSTFGGLVTNGPFAGQQFLPDGTLAPFNKGTVTQSAGISVGGDGSYRTPSNLLPSLRTAQIFGRFDYDLGGDTRAYVQGSFSRTNTVSHEQNLISTASSTPITIYSGNAYLLPQYQAELTAANASSFNLNRYNADFGNLLGLHDQTTSYSVTAGLEGKIFGGFDWDVFYTHGVGKTSQLTTNNTNTERLYAALDAVRDPSSGNIVCRVTLTDPGAYPGCVPLDVLGANSASQAAINYVNGDTSWTATNVMDDVGANITGKLFEGWAGPVRVAAGAEYRHLTLRETSSVDDNTFDATDLRVGANGKTVPTSLQLWTKNITAPTYGAQSVYEGDLELDVPVLRDLPLARLVSVSAAGRFTHYSTSGSVQTWRVGVEWNVAPGLNVRATRSRDIRAPTLYDLYQGRAATISGYTDYLTGSSGQILNISQGNPNLKPEIARNTTVGATYQPSWFRNLTLSADYFDVKIDNAIGSVSGLTASVEKLCIASGGSSPLCALAVRPNPITDTSAANAPTANIKENENIAKVEARGVVVGFDYAINLAEATRVIPGNANIHVQWTHEPVLKSQQLPGAIYTNAAGTALAPVDRIATTLEYGVSGIDAAVTLRYFSGFHYSADPTLIVAQPASKAYVQTDFNLAYTFNVRNNPLSVFLNVNNAFNVHGGLYEASSSNPGLIYPAAPFADEIGRYFSFGVRVGV